aattattctataatttAGAGTCTATAatattatgttttaaaaaaggtaaattaaatattatcacattttaattcataactaaacttgaaataaagagattaaaaaaatttacatccaatatttaatagaaattaattttgaaacatctctaccattaattataattatcaatgaaatattaattataaatagAAGTAAAAAATGAGGAGATGTAATTCtattataaaaatatgaaaatataagGCTTAGttctctttatatatatatatatataactttaaaaCCTATTTCTATTAGTCATTTTATCCTTTTGGTTATTGTGCTCTTTGAAATACATTTTCTaagttttgataaaaaaaaaaaaagtgagataGAAAGAACagattaagaaaataaataaattgaactggtcaatttttttattttttttatcaggAGATTAAACTTCCAAGCTTAAAGTTCATGATATATATTATCATGTATGCCAAGTGAACTATACTTTTTGTGGTCTAAATCTATTGCGTGttctaaaatatataaatcaaaCATTCTTATCAAAATACATCGACTAAAatagacaaaaaagaaaaaatgaacaTATGTTAATCAAAATAGAGtacattttgaaaattgaaGCAAAAGAAACGAAGGGAATTCATTGATGCAACTATTGCACATTATGGAGTAATGCACCACTAAAACcatatttgaaaactaaaattcAAAGAGAAGATCATATCTGATAATAATATTAATCAAGCTATAGCAAATACGTATTAATGCACATTCCTTACATATACAAAGAGATACGATCCATCATCCATTACTATATAGCTAAAAAAGTCGTATAGTAATCAAAATAAATGTGGTTCAATTGACATATTGATATAATATGTGTTCACAACCAAAAAGTTTGTGGTTCAAATTTTCACTTTCTTTGAATTGAAATGTGAGTATAAACCGAAGATCTATGCATAGtttatttggaaataaataCAACTCAATCATTAATtggaatatattttttaaatctatATTTTGTGTAAATCTTTGTCGTTAAGAATATGTTATCAATGTATCTATCTATATATTGTGCCGAAATTGGAATTTAGATATCGATATTTTGATTTATGCGAACAACTCAACGATATGACTAACCAAATGTTTGGGTTCCCAATTTCAAAGGGGTAGAACGAGCAATCATAATATAACACCAATGAATAAAACGTATAATTAACTATAGTACAATTGTTTCAAATACCTCATTGTTATTAGATTTACTATCTTTTATTCATCATATCTTTCTCTCTTTACTAAATATAAATTGCTATGTatattcaaattaaaataatctacGTCCTAAACCCAAATTATTCTAACCTAAAAAAACAACTCAACTCATCCCAACTACATCATCTCCACCTGTCTCAAATACTTCTAAGAGTTAAAGTTGTTCTCATAAACCAACACACGCGTCGTGCTTGTTATCACTCACATGCATCTTAGAAAAACTTACGGGAGGTCTGTCTAAACACAAACGATTTTATCCTAGAAAAACACGATTGAACCACGAAAAACGAAGATGACCCTTTGTTATTATAAgtagtaacttttaatttttttttttaagtcgtTGCTAATCATATTTTCATGTTTTTAAACTTTTCTCGTGTTAAAATGTTAGAAATGTGAATTCGATTCATTTGTACAAAGGATCCTAGTAGGTTTAAATGGTTTCGAAATTAGCTACCATGGATCCAAATGAATGGGAAGTGTTTTCAAAGGTACTAAAATTTAGGAAGGAAAAACTTCAAgagaattttattttcaattatttatttataacaaaagaaagaaaagaaaaagaaaaagaaaaaaactaaaaggCATGACGTGGGGCCATAATTGTTGTTGGATTATATCTCCTGAGAATGGGGCCTACTTAGGGAACACAACCATAGAAGCTGGTCTCACCACGTGGCCACCCACCAAATGCcccttctcctcctcctcttaCTTCCCTTTTTTCCATTCTCTCCTTTTTTAAATGCAACAGTTTCTTGATATTAACTCCAAACTTACAATCCCTGTAATCCATTTtttctctccttcttcttcttcttcttcttattattattatcattatatatatatatatataataacaccCCGAACCCCTCAATTCCCTTCTTCCATTATCCTAAACCAcagtcttcttcttcttcttccctttcaTTCAATAATCATATGGCTGATCATGATTTCACTTCCTCTTTCCCTCTTGAAGATCCAAATTTAGAACTCATGGCTTCTCATTTTTCTCCTTCAATTCCCAATTTCACTCACTTTTTGCCATTCTCCACCACTAATACAGAAATATTTTCACAATTTATTCCACCAAATTTCCCAGAAAATAATGCTACTTCGTCTTTTACTACTTCCCCTGTTTTGCCTTCTCACTCTGTTTTCGGCCCACCTGCTCCTACTCCCTCCGTTTCTACTACTACTCATCACTTCCATGATATCAATAACCACAAGAGAAAATCTATGCCTATGGATGTTTCCGAAAGTACTTCTGGAATTTCCACTCCTCAAGTTTCTGAATCTGGGTTCAACACTAAATATGTATATGTTTCTTCTGAATATcatctatattattattattattattattattattattattattattattcatggTGTTTGTTTATTCATTAATTAATAGAGTTTTTCCTCTATATATTTTTGATTTTGGTTACGTACAGAGCTCTGGGAAAGGGAAGAGGTTGAAAAGCTTAGAGAAAGAAGAGGAGAAATCAACTAGAGAAGTGGTTCATGTTAGAGCTAGAAGAGGCCAAGCCACTGATAGCCACAGTTTAGCTGAAAGGGTAACTCTATAttcttttatattaaaaatacttTAATTATATGCTTCTCTTAGTCTATGTTTTTTagtaattaaaaacaaaaacataaaatcAAGGATTGAATTGATTAGTCACTCTTAAAAGCTTTTGTTGGGGTTAAGGAAATATGGATTAATTGTTGGTCAATCAATCAATCAGGTGAGAAGAGGAAAAATCAATGAAAGACTAAGATGCTTGAAAGACATTGTCCCAGGATGCTACAAggtaagaaaaaacaaaaaaaagttaagCATATTCTTGTAGTTAAAgaaattaattcttttttataaaataaaatgttaagaatcttgttctttctttctctctctctttctttctttctttctttctttctttttgtggGTAATTTTAAgaatacatatatatgtatattgaaACTAAATATTCAATGGAATAACAGACCATGGGCATGGCAGTAATGTTGGATGAGATAATTAATTATGTCCAGTCTCTACAGAATCAAGTGGAGGTGACAGTGTTGTTCTTCAAACTATCTATTTATCTATCTATATAAACATATATCAAAATATTCCTTTTGTTCTTtgtaaagtatatatatatataaattcataAACTTATTGTTTTGAATTTCAGTTCCTATCCATGAAACTTGCTGCAGCTAGCTCTTTCTATGACTTCAACTCAGAGGCAGATGCCATATCAAAATTACAAGTAAATTTAACCCTTGAAATTTTAATTACAATCTCTAAACTTAGGATTATGTTTCTAATATAGTAACAAGGTTAATTtggtattctttttttttttttttctcttttttgtaGAGGGCAAAGGCACATGAAGCAAAAGAATTGGAGAGATTGATGAAGGAAGGATATGGAGGAATAGCTTGCTTCCACTCAAATTTGCCCCTTTGacttttttatttctaaaatgtCAACTTCTCATTCCCCAAAACAAACACTagaaggaggaaaaaaaaaaatcttccatttcaatttgtttttctttcccttttttttctcttcagaTTTTATACATAAATTTGGTCCTCAATTAATGATATTGTACTCAATACAATGGAAAACTTAtacttttgaaagaaaaattaagctTCCTAACGAaaattattattctttcttttaatgCGACAATTGAGGTAAAAGATTTGAACAATAATTCTCGTGATTACAAATATAATTGAATGTTAGTTGAGTTAAGATTTTATTCTTAAACAAAAGagatatatacattatatttCACAACATAAGTGGTAAGAACACTAGtctaaaaattattatttatattatatctaTCCAATTAATTGTATATAAAATAACCAATATGGTCTTTTCAagctaaattaaattaaattatccaATTTTGTTTAGGTATGATATTATTTCCTAAGTTCGATGTATTCTTTCATCTTTAGATATAAGACATCaccttttagtttttttaaattttgtttacgATCTTATACAAAAGTTATCACTTTTAAaaaagttttccttttattctttatgttttaaaatctttctatCATATCTCTATCCGAAACatttaaataagaatattattTCTTAATATACCAtaattttctatttaatataatcgtTTGAAAAAGTGAAGTGGATTGATATGTGTTGGAGTTTGATTTTGAGGAAGAATGTTTGTAAAGTGATTAAAACCTTAAACACTcgatataaatttatatatataaatttatttatttatttgtgttAAAAGACTTTGACATGATgattaattaaacataaattaatttcctaaattgaaaattaatatatagaataaaatgaCAACTCCTTGTTTTAAGATAAGAAAGGACAGAACTTGAAACTCCCTCAAATGGCAACAAAGAGAAACTCCTATGCATTGAATTAATTATTAACATACTTATAATAAGAATATGTATCTTCAACCCATATCTTTGCTATAAAAAGTTCATATTCTACTTTTATGACTAATAAATAAATGCTTTTTATgctaagaattttctttttctttttcaaactaTGAACATGTGTTGTATGTTGTGTGGTAATCTTAGAATTCCTCCTTAATTTATTTACGTATGAATTTGTTTGGATTGTggtaatttaaaaatagttagACATTAAAGATATTCGTTAACCAACATCTTAAGATCGTTCAATTTTAGACATCCTCATTCCCGTTGAAAGGATGAAATTGCAAGATTCTCTACTAGTACATCAGGTAATGTACAATTCAAAAAACAAACGATCTCTTGATGATTTGGCAAGATGAACATAGTTCGACTGACATAAAACTTATATTATTGATTTCAAAGTTGCATTTATTTTAATCCTATAAATTTGAATAAGATAACCATCAAAATTAAATCAACGGGTTTTATTGAAGCTCAAATTTAAACATCGGAGTTACATTTCTGAGTTGAGTCTCGGTTAGcaaaattctttatatataaaaaaacctTGCATCAATGTAATGTTTGTCCACCCATATTATTACAAAACTCAAATTTATTCAGAAGTGAGGTAAGTGCGATAAGACATAATGTCTTCCCAAGAGAATTGTAGTCATCCATTTATTGGGGGAACTATCTTCTTAAACTCCACGAGCAACATGCTTTGCATAGACACGATCTCTAAAATGATATTACAACAAGTTGAGAAAATACTTTGAATAGATCAAGAAAACTTCAACACTACATATCGTTCACCTTAACACTTTGAAGTCAATGATATGAACACGTATCTAATAGAAACACAATGATCATAGATGACAAGTTGTTATTTGACTCGTAACAAAACACTTGACTGACACATCAACCCAACATACTTAGTCACTTAATTTTCGTATACTTCAACGGAGTAAAAGTATTATTATGTCGATCAaaataaattgttattattattattttggtaaAAAAGAGCGTCGTGGTTAattcaatttctaaaaaaagttaatttaatttcacatttttcaaatcaaagtgtgttatttatttatttatttattttgagaaGTTGAAATCATCATATCCATTTAACATCAACTTTTGGCAAAAGCTTAGGTGCTTTACACTTGGAACCATATAAAGAGGTCCAAGTGAGGCAATCTAAGCCATCTTTTATAACCTAATTTTAGATTGAAATGACCTTCTTCTAATATCTCTTTTAAATACAATTAATAATCAATTTCCTAacttttaatataattttaataaat
The sequence above is drawn from the Cucumis melo cultivar AY chromosome 2, USDA_Cmelo_AY_1.0, whole genome shotgun sequence genome and encodes:
- the LOC103494130 gene encoding transcription factor BEE 3-like, giving the protein MADHDFTSSFPLEDPNLELMASHFSPSIPNFTHFLPFSTTNTEIFSQFIPPNFPENNATSSFTTSPVLPSHSVFGPPAPTPSVSTTTHHFHDINNHKRKSMPMDVSESTSGISTPQVSESGFNTKYSSGKGKRLKSLEKEEEKSTREVVHVRARRGQATDSHSLAERVRRGKINERLRCLKDIVPGCYKTMGMAVMLDEIINYVQSLQNQVEFLSMKLAAASSFYDFNSEADAISKLQRAKAHEAKELERLMKEGYGGIACFHSNLPL